Below is a window of Methylosinus sp. PW1 DNA.
CCGCAAGAGATAGAGGAGGCCGTCGCCGCGCTTCCCGGCATTCGCAAGGGCTGCGTCGCCGCTTTCGGGGCGCCCGATGTGGAGACCGGCACGGAACGGCTGATCGTCGTCGCCGAGACCTATGAGACCGTGCCGGAAGCGCTGGGCGCGCTCGAGACCAAAGTTCAGGCGGCGGTCGCCGCCGTCTGCGGCGCGCCGGCGGACGAAGTCCGCTTCCTGCCGCCGCGCTCGACGCCCAAAACCTCGAGCGGCAAGATTCGCCGCAGCGCCGCCAAGGCGCTGTTCGAGGAGGGGCGGCTCGGCGAGCCGCGCGGCCCGGTCTGGCTGCAGATCGGCCGGCTGGCGCTGCTCGGCCTATGGCCGGCGCTGCGTGGGGCGGCGCAACGAGCGGGCGAGCTCGCCTATGCCTGCTGGTGGTGGCTCACCGTCTGCGCCGGCTATTTCGCCGCCTGGTGGGCGGTGATGATTCTGCCCCGCCGCTCGCGCTGGGCGGCCGTGCGCAAGATCGCCGGCGCCATGCTCGGCGCCATTGGCGCGAAGGTCACGACCGAAGGGCTGGAGCGTCTGCCGACGGGCGGGGCCGTGCTCGCCTTCAACCATTCGAGCTATGTCGACGCCATGCTGCTCGCCGCGCGCCTGCCGGGCGAGCCGGCCTTCGTCGCCAAGAAGGAGCTGGCCGGGCAGATGTTCGCCGGGCCGTTCCTGCGCCGGCTCGGGGCGCTTTTCGTCGAGCGCTACGATATTGCCGCGAGCGTCGCCGATGCGGAGAGCCTTGTCGCGGCGGCGCGCGAGGGGCGAAATCTGGTGTTCTTCCCCGAGGGGACGTTCACGCGCCGCGCCGGGCTCTGCGGCTTCTATCTCGGCGCGTTCAAGATAGCCGCCGAGGCGGAGCTGCCGGTCTATCCGGGCGTCTTGCGCGGAACCCGCGGCATGTTGCGCGGCGGCCAATGGTTCCCACGCCGCTCGGCCCTGTCGCTCACTATCCTGCCGCCGATACGGGCGGGCGGGAGCGATTTTCTCTGCGCGCTGCGGCTGCGGGATCATGTCCGCGCCGCCATCCTCGCGCGCTGCGGTGAGCCGGATTTGAGCGAATTGTCCAAGCCGAAGCGGGGAGAAGCGTAGCGAAGGCCCCCTCCCCAGCCCTCCCCCGCTTTGCGGGAGAGGGGGTAGATTCGCCCCTTCATCATTGTTTCGCGAAACGACGGCCGACCTCCCTCTCCCGCGCCAGCGGGGGAGGGTGAGGGAGGGGGCCTGCGCGCCCTACTCGTCCTCGCCGAATCGGTTGCCGACCAGCGCCGCCAGCGCCTCTATCGCCTGCGAGGCCTGCGGGCCGGCGGCGGTCACAGTGATGGTGGAGCCTTGAGCCGCGCCCAGCGTCAATATGCCCATGATGGAGCTGCCGCCGACCGTGTCCCCGCATTTGGAGACGGTGATCTCGGCCTCATAGGCCTCGCAGCATTGGACGAATTTGGCCGTCGCCCGCGCGTGCAGGCCCTTGCGGTTGACGATGGTGAGATCGCGGACGATGCGGCCGCCATCGGCGGCGGCGGAAACGGATTGGTCGGTCATTTGGCGTTGAGGACTCGGCTGGCGATATAGACATATTTGCGCCCGGCGTCCTGGGCTTGCAACACCGCCTGCTCGAGCGGAGCCGATTCGCGCACCGAGGCCAGCTTGATCAGCATGGGCAGGTTGATGCCCGCCAGCACCTCGACCTTGCCGCCATTCATCACGGAAATCGCCAGATTGGAGGGGGTGCCGCCGAACATGTCGGTCAGCACGACGACGCCGTCGCCGCTGTCCGCCTCTGCGATGGCGTCGATAATGTCCCGGCGCCGACGCTCCATATCGTCCTCGGGGCCGATCGAGATCGACACGAGCTGCTTCTGCGGGCCGACGACATGCTCGAGGGCCGCGCGAAACTCCGTGGCGAGGTGGCCATGGGTCACCAGGACCATTCCGATCATTCGCAGCTACCGCTCATGAAGACCGTCTCGCAGGAGAACGAGATCGTCGAAACCGGAGAACCGAAGCAGACCGCATTGCGGCTCACCAATTTACTAACGCGAATGTCGCCCCGACGTTCGCAGCGTTTCGGGCGCCATTTTGTGCGTTGCGGCGAAATTGGCAAGCGAAAACCTCCGATCCTCGTTAAAATGCTACAAACTGATGAATAAACGACAAAATCCTCCTCGCCGCCCCCGCCTCTCGGGCGTCCGCGGCGAGCCGCGGCAGCGTCACGCCGCACAGATCGGCCTCCGCGCCCTCCTCCGGCGGGTAGCGAGGCGGCGGCTCGTCTCTTTCTCCACATAGATCGATGAGACAGCGGAGCACCCCCGCAGGCTCGAATTCGGCCGGCAGAACGCCTCGGCCGCGCTCCTCTATCGCCCCGGCTATAGCCGGATGCGGGCGCGCCAGCAGGCGGCCGTGACGGCGGACGAGCGCGACTCGATCATCGCCGATGAGCCGCGCGAACAGCCCCTGCCCCTGCGCGAGATGGATCAGCTCGAGGCAGAGCCCGCTCTTGCCGGCGCCGGACGGCCCGCGCAGCAGCACGCCGGCCGCGCCGATGAGCAGGGCGTTGGCGTGAATCATGATCCGCTCCTCGACCTGCTCCGCTTGGGGAGGCGCGCCGGTCATTTCGCCGCCGGCAGCCAGAGCACGAAGCGCGCGCCCAGCACCACATCCTCCGGCGCGATTTCGTCGGTGCCCTCCGGCTCCGCCCGCGTGCGGTTCATCGCGCGGATGCGGCCATTGTGCGCCTCGACGATCTGGCGCGAGATGGAGAGGCCGAGCCCGGAATTCTGGCCGAAGCCCTGCTCCGGCCGATCCGTGTAGAAGCGCTCGAAAATGCGCTCGAAGGCATGGGCGGGAATGCCCGGCCCGTCGTCGTCGACGATGATCTCATAGCCGTCGATCGGCTGGCCGCCCGGCCCCATCGCCTGCTCCGGCCGCAGATAGACGCGCACATCGCCGCCCTCCGCCGAGAAGGAGCGGGCGTTGCCGATGAGATTGTCGAACACTTGCGCGAGGCGCGAATCATGGCCGAGGATGCGCCAGCGCCGCCGCGGATCGGCGGGCTGAATGTCGAGCGTGATGGCGACGCCATCGCCGCGATCGAGGTCGTGCGCCATGCCGACGACGGTCTTCAGCACGCCGGCGACGTCCACAATGTCCATGTCGGCGCGGGCCAGCTCGGCGTCGAGACGCGAGGCGTCGGAAATATCGCTGATGAGACGGTCGAGCCGCCCGACATCGTGCTTGATGATGGTCAGCAGACGCGAGCGCGCATTCTCGTCCTTGACGATGGGCAGAGTCTCCACCGCGCTGCGCAGAGAGGTGAGCGGATTCTTCAGCTCATGTGCGACATCCGCCGCGAAATGCTCGATCGCCTCTATGCGATTGTAGAGCGCGCGCGTCATGTCGCGCAGCGCGCCGGAGAGATGGCCGATCTCGTCCTGACGCTGCGAGAAATCGGGAATCTCCTGCCGCGATTTGACGCCGCGGCGCACGCGATCGGCCGCCTCGGCGAGACGGCGCATGGGCTCGGCTATGGTGCCGGCGAAGAGCAGCGACAGCAGCAGCATCACGCCTGCCGAGACCAGGAAGATGCGGATGATGCCCCAGCGCTCCTGCGCCAGAATGGCGTCGATGTCGCCGCCGAGCGTGGAGAGAAGCAGCGCGCCGCGCACAGAGCGGAAGCGCTGCACCGGCACGGCGACCGAGATGATGGTCTCGCCCTTGGCGTTGGCCCGCACCACGGAGAGCGCGCCGCCGGTGAGCGCGGCGGCCACTTCGGGATAGGCTTTGCCATTGCCGGCGCCGATATCCTCATAGAGCGGCAGCTCCGGCCGGCGCGTCCAGCGGCGCAGCGCATTCACGCCCTGCTCGAGATAGCTGGACGATTCGCTCGCGCCGCCCGGCGGCCCGAGATCGAAGCGCAGAATATTGGAGCGGCCGGAGACGGAGCGCGAATCGAGCAGCAGATAGCCGTCGCGATCATAGATGCGCGCGCGCGTGCGCGTCGGCGAGACGAGGCGACGCAGCAGCGGGCCGATGCGCTCGGGATTGAGCGAGAACTCCATCGACGGCTGGCTGCCCTCGGCGAGGCTGTAGCTCTCGCCCGGCGCGAGCCGCAGCAGCTTCTCGGGATCGATGGTGATGGCGTCCGTATCGACAGTCGCGGAGGCGGCGATCGCCGCCGCGATGATCTCGCCCTGCGTCTGCAGGCTCTGCACGCGCGCGTCGATCAGGCCTTCGCGAAATTGGTTGAGATAGAGAAAACCGCCGAGCAGCGCCACGAGGCCGCCAAGATTGAGCACGACGATGCGGCGTGTGAGCGAGGACGACAGGCGCGATTGAATCGCGCGCGTGAGCCGCGCGAAGCGAACCGACGCGGCGCGGCCGATTCGCTTTTGCCGCGCCTGCGTCTCGGCGACGCCATGTTCATTGTCGGTCGTGACTGTCATGAGCCGTTATGGGGCTTCCTTGAAGCGATAGCCGACGCCATAGAGCGTCTCGATCATCTCGAACTCATTGTCGACGACCTTGAACTTCTTGCGCAGCCGCTTGATGTGGCTGTCTATGGTGCGATCGTCGACATAGACTTGATCGTCATAGGCGGCGTCCATCAGCGCATTGCGGCTCTTCACCACGCCGGGGCGCTGCGCCAGCGCTTGCAGGATGAGAAATTCCGTCACCGTGAGCACGACGGGATCGCCCCGCCAAGTGCAGGTATGGCGCTCCGGGTCCATGACCAGCGCGCCGCGCTCCAGCACCTTGGCTTCCGATTCCTTCTGCGCGGCGGCTTCCTTGGGATTGGCGCGGCGCAGAATGGCCTTCACGCGCTCCACCAGCAGGCGCTGCGAGAACGGCTTGTGAATGAAATCGTCGGCGCCCATTTTGAGGCCGAACAATTCGTCGATCTCCTCGTCCTTGGAGGTGAGGAAGATCACCGGAAGGTCGGATTTCTGCCGCAGACGGCGCAGCAGCTCCATCCCGTCCATGCGCGGCATCTTTATGTCGAAAATGGCGAGGTCCGGCGGATTGGCGCGCAGACCGTCGAGCGCGGCGGCGCCGTCGGTGTAGGTTTGAACGCGGTAGCCCTCGCCTTCCAGCGCGATCGAGACGGAAGTGAGAATATTGCGGTCGTCGTCGACGAGAGCGATTGTCGGCATCTTCAACCTTTACTGTTTACGTCCGATATCGGGCTCGATGTTCGCTTCGGGGGCCTCGATTTTTGCGCCCGCGCGACTCGTCGTCTCGGCGGCTCGCCTCGCCGCTTTGGAACATCGCCGTTCGGGCGCCACGTTCCAAGGCGTTGGCGGCCGAAATGTGGCTGGCCTCGGCCATTCGCATGACGTCGGCCGAAACAGGGCCGACAATCGGTTTCGTGTCGCCTTATATACATAATCGCGACACAAATCACCTATTGCTGTCCTAGGGACGAATCGCCGCGGAAACAGTGGTGAAGCCCAGGTTTCGGCGCGTGACGCCAAGTCGTGAAAATTTCCATAAAAAGCAAAATCTTGCCGGCCGCGCTGCAGCCTTCGGCGTAATGCGCGAGATCGCGTCGCCGCGACTTGTCCTTCGCGCCGGGCGAAGCCACGTTCACGCATAATGTGAATCGTCGGTGATTCGTTTGCACCGCGACGCTCGCGTCGGCTTTGGGTCAGTCGGTCCAATCGAAGGAGCGCGTCACCGCCTTCGCCCATTTGGCGATGCGGCGCTCGCGATCTTCCGTCGACATCATCGGGCTCCATCTTTTCTCGGCGCGCCAATGCGCGGCGATCTCGCGCTTATCCTTCCAAAAGCCGCTGGCCAGTCCTGCGGCATAGGCGGCGCCGAGCGCCGTCGTCTCTATGCAGCGCGGCCGCACGACGGGAGCGCCGAGAATATCGGCCTGAAACTGCATCAGCAGCGCATTCACCGCCATGCCGCCGTCGACGCGCAGCTCCTCCAGCGCGACGCCGGAATCCTCCGCCATCGCCGCGACGACGTCGTGCGTCTGAAAGGCGACGGCTTCCAGCGCGGCGCGCGCGATATGCGCTTTCGTCGAGAAGCGCGTGAGGCCGGCGATGATCCCGCGCGCGCTCTCGCGCCAATAGGGCGCATAGAGGCCGGAGAATGCGGGCGTGAAATAGACGTCGCCATTATCGGGAACGCTCGCCGCCAGCGCTTCTATATCCGCGCTCTTCTCGATTATGCCGAGATTGTCGCGCAGCCATTGCACCAGCGCGCCGGCGATGGCGACGGAGCCCTCGAGCGCGTAAACGGGCTTCTCCTCGCCGAGTCTATAGGCGAGCGTGGTGAGCAGGCCCTTGGTGGAGAGCCGCGGCGTCTCGCCTATGTTCATCAGCAGAAAACATCCTGTGCCATAGGTGTTTTTCGCGTCGCCCGGCGCAAAGCACGCTTGGCCGATCAGCGCCGCATGCTGATCGCCGAGCGCGCCCGAAAGCGGCGCGCCTGCGAGCGGCGCGCGGCAGGCGCCATAGACTTCGCTCGAGGAGAGAATCTGCGGCAGGCAGGCGCGCGGAATGTCGAAGAGCGCGAGCAGCTCATCGTCCCATTGCAGCGTCTCGAGATTCATCAGCTGCGTGCGCGCGGCGTTGGTGGCGTCGGTGAAATGGCGCCCGGTCAGATTCCAGGCGATCCAGGAATCCATCGTGCCGAACAACGCTTCGCCGGCCTGCGCTTTCTCGCGCGCGCCGGGAATGTTCTCGAAGAGCCAGATGAGCTTGAGGCTGGAGAAATAGGTGGAGAGCGGCAGACCGGTCTTCGCGCGCAAGCGATCCTTGCCGCCCTGCGCGGAAAAGCGCGCGACCAGCGCATCGGTGCGCGTGTCCATCCACACGATGGCGTTGTGCAGTGGCGCGCCCGTGCGGCGATCCCACAGCTGAGTCGTCTCGCGCTGATTGGTGAGGCCGACGCAGGCGAGATCGGCCGGCGTCAGCCCCGCTTTGTTCAAGGCCCCCGCTATGACGCTCTGCGTGTTGCGCCAGATTTCGGCCGCGTCATGCTCCACCCAGCCGGGGCGCGGATAGATTTGCGCATGCTCGCGCTGGTCGAGCGCGACGATCTCGCCCTCATGATCGAAGAGGATGAAGCGCGAGCTCGTCGTGCCCTGGTCGATCGCGCCGACATATCTGGTCATGACCGTCTCCGCTTCTGTCCTTTCGTGTCGCCAAGACACGAGATGCGCTAAATGTCACGAGATGCGCTAAATGTTATGAGAGCGAAAACTCGAGGAACGGGTCCGAAATGACGAACCAGCCTACCGACGCATTCTTCGCCGCCTGGCGGACCTATCGCAAGATCGTCGACACGAATTACATGTTCCATCGCGAGATCGGCGAGCGCGTCGAGGAGACGCTGCGCGCCGCCTTCGGCGACGAGGGCTTCTCCATCCTCGACCTCGGCTGCGGCGACGCCTCTGTCTTCGCGCCGCGGCTCGCGCGGCTCCGTCCCAATCGTTATGTCGGCGTCGATCTCTCCGAGACCGCGCTCGGCCTCGCCGCCGAGAATTTGAAGGTTCTCGCCTGCCCGGCGGAGCTGCGCCGCGAGGATCTGCTCGCCGCCGTCGGCGCCGGCGAGGAGCGCTTCGACGTCATTCATACGAGCTTCGCCGTGCATCATCTCGTCACCGAGCAGAAGGCCGAGTTCTTCCGCCGCGCGGCCGCGCGCCTTTCGGCGCGCGGGCTGCTGCTGATGACCGATGTGATGCGCGAGGAAGACGAGACGCTGCCCCTCTATCACGCCCATTATGTGGAATGGCTGCGCCGCGACTGGAGCGAGCTGACGCTCGAGGAGCGCGAGACGACCTGCGCGCATCTCGTCGAGAACGATATGCCGGAGAGCTTCTCCGTCCTGCAGGCGCAAGCGCGCGCAGCGGGCCTCGAGGCGGCGCCGATCGCCGCCTTTCGCTGGCACAAGGTGGCGCGCTTCACGCCCCGCGCGGGGTGAGCGCGCGCGTCGAATTCCCCCTCTCCCCGCTGGCGGGGAGAGGGCCGGGGTGAGGGGCTCGGGGCGTTAGCCAGAGACGGAAAAACGCCCCGAGCCGCTCATCCGCACCTTCTCCCCGCGCGCGGAGAGAAGGAAGGCGGCGTCACTGAGCGAAGCGATCGAGCGCGCGCGTCAACCTCTCCGTCTGCGCGGAATCGAAACGCAGGCCGAGCTTGGAGCGGCGCCACAGCACATCCTCGGCCGTGCGCGCCCATTCCTGCGCGCGCAGATAATCGAGCTCGGCCTCGGTGAGGCCGCAGCCCAAATCCGCGCCGAGATCTGCGAGAGATTTCGCCGGCTCCAGAAAGCGCCACGCCCGCGTTCCATAGGCGCCGGCGAGCCGGCGCGCGAAGCGGGGCTCCAGAAACGGCTTGGCGCGCGCCAGCTCCGCGACAAAGGCGTCGAAGCCGCCTGGGCCGATGTCGCCGCCGGGTAGCATAGCGCTCGCCGTCCAGGCGGCGCGCATTTGCGGAAAGAAGGGCGCGAGCGTTTCCAGCGCATGTTCGGCGAGGCG
It encodes the following:
- a CDS encoding HPr family phosphocarrier protein, which codes for MTDQSVSAAADGGRIVRDLTIVNRKGLHARATAKFVQCCEAYEAEITVSKCGDTVGGSSIMGILTLGAAQGSTITVTAAGPQASQAIEALAALVGNRFGEDE
- a CDS encoding PTS sugar transporter subunit IIA yields the protein MIGMVLVTHGHLATEFRAALEHVVGPQKQLVSISIGPEDDMERRRRDIIDAIAEADSGDGVVVLTDMFGGTPSNLAISVMNGGKVEVLAGINLPMLIKLASVRESAPLEQAVLQAQDAGRKYVYIASRVLNAK
- a CDS encoding HPr kinase/phosphorylase translates to MTGAPPQAEQVEERIMIHANALLIGAAGVLLRGPSGAGKSGLCLELIHLAQGQGLFARLIGDDRVALVRRHGRLLARPHPAIAGAIEERGRGVLPAEFEPAGVLRCLIDLCGERDEPPPRYPPEEGAEADLCGVTLPRLAADAREAGAARRILSFIHQFVAF
- a CDS encoding stimulus-sensing domain-containing protein; this encodes MTVTTDNEHGVAETQARQKRIGRAASVRFARLTRAIQSRLSSSLTRRIVVLNLGGLVALLGGFLYLNQFREGLIDARVQSLQTQGEIIAAAIAASATVDTDAITIDPEKLLRLAPGESYSLAEGSQPSMEFSLNPERIGPLLRRLVSPTRTRARIYDRDGYLLLDSRSVSGRSNILRFDLGPPGGASESSSYLEQGVNALRRWTRRPELPLYEDIGAGNGKAYPEVAAALTGGALSVVRANAKGETIISVAVPVQRFRSVRGALLLSTLGGDIDAILAQERWGIIRIFLVSAGVMLLLSLLFAGTIAEPMRRLAEAADRVRRGVKSRQEIPDFSQRQDEIGHLSGALRDMTRALYNRIEAIEHFAADVAHELKNPLTSLRSAVETLPIVKDENARSRLLTIIKHDVGRLDRLISDISDASRLDAELARADMDIVDVAGVLKTVVGMAHDLDRGDGVAITLDIQPADPRRRWRILGHDSRLAQVFDNLIGNARSFSAEGGDVRVYLRPEQAMGPGGQPIDGYEIIVDDDGPGIPAHAFERIFERFYTDRPEQGFGQNSGLGLSISRQIVEAHNGRIRAMNRTRAEPEGTDEIAPEDVVLGARFVLWLPAAK
- a CDS encoding response regulator transcription factor yields the protein MPTIALVDDDRNILTSVSIALEGEGYRVQTYTDGAAALDGLRANPPDLAIFDIKMPRMDGMELLRRLRQKSDLPVIFLTSKDEEIDELFGLKMGADDFIHKPFSQRLLVERVKAILRRANPKEAAAQKESEAKVLERGALVMDPERHTCTWRGDPVVLTVTEFLILQALAQRPGVVKSRNALMDAAYDDQVYVDDRTIDSHIKRLRKKFKVVDNEFEMIETLYGVGYRFKEAP
- the glpK gene encoding glycerol kinase GlpK, with protein sequence MTRYVGAIDQGTTSSRFILFDHEGEIVALDQREHAQIYPRPGWVEHDAAEIWRNTQSVIAGALNKAGLTPADLACVGLTNQRETTQLWDRRTGAPLHNAIVWMDTRTDALVARFSAQGGKDRLRAKTGLPLSTYFSSLKLIWLFENIPGAREKAQAGEALFGTMDSWIAWNLTGRHFTDATNAARTQLMNLETLQWDDELLALFDIPRACLPQILSSSEVYGACRAPLAGAPLSGALGDQHAALIGQACFAPGDAKNTYGTGCFLLMNIGETPRLSTKGLLTTLAYRLGEEKPVYALEGSVAIAGALVQWLRDNLGIIEKSADIEALAASVPDNGDVYFTPAFSGLYAPYWRESARGIIAGLTRFSTKAHIARAALEAVAFQTHDVVAAMAEDSGVALEELRVDGGMAVNALLMQFQADILGAPVVRPRCIETTALGAAYAAGLASGFWKDKREIAAHWRAEKRWSPMMSTEDRERRIAKWAKAVTRSFDWTD
- a CDS encoding class I SAM-dependent methyltransferase, whose translation is MTNQPTDAFFAAWRTYRKIVDTNYMFHREIGERVEETLRAAFGDEGFSILDLGCGDASVFAPRLARLRPNRYVGVDLSETALGLAAENLKVLACPAELRREDLLAAVGAGEERFDVIHTSFAVHHLVTEQKAEFFRRAAARLSARGLLLMTDVMREEDETLPLYHAHYVEWLRRDWSELTLEERETTCAHLVENDMPESFSVLQAQARAAGLEAAPIAAFRWHKVARFTPRAG